From Candidatus Pedobacter colombiensis, one genomic window encodes:
- the clpX gene encoding ATP-dependent Clp protease ATP-binding subunit ClpX has protein sequence MAKQSKESRCSFCGSGKQDTLMLIEGLDAFICDKCVAQANQLLVQELGSKKSKPLDTSITLLKPQEIKAHIDQYVIGQDDAKKVLSVAVYNHYKRLSQKVDKADEVEIEKSNIMLVGETGTGKTLLAKTIAKILHVPFCICDATVLTEAGYVGEDVESILTRLLQAADYDVASAERGIVYIDEVDKVARKSDNPSITRDVSGEGVQQALLKILEGTVVNVPPQGGRKHPDQKMIPVNTNNILFICGGAFDGIERKIANRLRTQAVGYKVKKEDAELDLKNLYKYITPQDLKSFGLIPELIGRVPVLTHLNPLDKQALRNILTEPKNSLFRQYVKLFELENVKLSFDDEVLDFIVDKAMEYKLGARGLRSICEAIMLDAMFEIPSDTSVKELNITLDYAVEKFEKADFKKLKAA, from the coding sequence ATGGCAAAACAAAGTAAAGAATCCCGTTGTTCTTTTTGTGGCTCAGGTAAGCAGGATACTTTAATGCTTATTGAGGGACTGGATGCATTTATCTGTGATAAATGCGTAGCCCAGGCCAATCAGCTACTGGTACAAGAACTAGGGAGTAAAAAATCGAAACCTTTAGACACTTCGATTACACTATTGAAACCACAGGAAATTAAGGCACATATTGATCAGTATGTTATTGGTCAGGATGATGCTAAGAAAGTACTTTCGGTAGCGGTGTATAATCACTATAAAAGATTAAGTCAGAAGGTTGATAAAGCAGATGAGGTGGAGATCGAAAAGTCTAACATCATGCTTGTAGGCGAAACCGGTACAGGTAAAACCTTATTGGCCAAGACTATTGCTAAGATATTGCATGTGCCTTTTTGCATTTGCGATGCAACAGTACTTACTGAGGCCGGCTATGTTGGTGAAGATGTTGAGAGTATTCTTACCCGTCTATTGCAGGCTGCCGATTATGATGTAGCTTCTGCAGAACGAGGAATTGTATACATTGATGAGGTGGATAAGGTTGCACGTAAGAGTGATAATCCTTCTATCACCCGTGATGTATCGGGAGAAGGCGTACAACAGGCGCTATTGAAGATTTTAGAGGGTACTGTAGTGAATGTGCCACCTCAAGGTGGTCGTAAACACCCGGATCAGAAAATGATCCCCGTGAATACCAACAACATCTTATTTATTTGCGGTGGTGCATTTGATGGTATTGAACGTAAGATTGCCAATAGGTTGCGTACGCAAGCTGTGGGGTATAAGGTCAAAAAAGAAGATGCTGAGCTTGATCTTAAAAATCTGTACAAATACATTACACCACAGGATTTAAAATCATTTGGTTTAATACCGGAATTGATTGGTCGTGTTCCTGTTTTAACACACCTGAATCCATTGGATAAACAAGCATTGCGTAATATTCTTACGGAACCTAAAAACTCTTTGTTCCGTCAGTATGTTAAACTGTTTGAACTGGAAAATGTGAAACTTTCATTTGATGATGAGGTATTAGATTTTATAGTTGATAAGGCTATGGAATATAAATTGGGCGCAAGGGGACTACGTTCTATTTGTGAAGCCATTATGTTGGATGCCATGTTTGAGATCCCCTCGGACACAAGTGTTAAGGAATTAAACATTACACTCGATTATGCGGTGGAAAAATTTGAAAAGGCCGACTTTAAGAAGTTAAAAGCTGCCTAG
- a CDS encoding Hpt domain-containing protein, translated as MMINLQKNKEPLDLSYLRDMSGDSAEFIIEMIDMFKMQTPLYIADLGKAIEDKDWPRASNCAHKIKPTFAYVGREDAKDHMQMMENNARELKNIEELPVAFQEISSFVEVLYAQLEEAKADLEKQL; from the coding sequence ATGATGATAAACTTACAAAAAAATAAAGAGCCACTGGATCTTTCCTATTTGAGGGATATGTCTGGGGACAGCGCTGAATTTATCATAGAGATGATAGATATGTTTAAAATGCAAACTCCGCTATATATCGCTGACTTGGGGAAGGCGATTGAGGATAAGGATTGGCCTAGAGCATCTAATTGTGCACATAAAATAAAGCCAACATTTGCCTATGTAGGTCGCGAAGACGCTAAAGATCATATGCAAATGATGGAAAATAATGCGAGAGAGCTTAAAAATATAGAGGAATTGCCAGTTGCATTTCAGGAGATCAGCTCTTTTGTAGAGGTATTGTACGCTCAGCTTGAAGAGGCTAAGGCAGACCTTGAAAAGCAACTTTAA
- a CDS encoding AMP nucleosidase has translation MNEEKDVKKDELLSEKKKRVKEVESPVRKGLKSKEEIVRNWLPRYTGRPLEEFGQYILLTNFSKYVQMFSEWNDNAPIMGIDKPMQSVTANGITIINFGMGSPLAATMMDLLTAITPKAVLFLGKCGGLKKKNQLGDLILPIAAIRGEGTSNDYLPAEVPALPAFALQKAISTTIRDHSRDYWTGTCYTTNRRVWEHDKSFKKYLKSLRAMAVDMETATIFTTGFANKIPTGALLLVSDQPMIPEGVKTAESDSNVTSTYVETHLKIGIDSLKQLINNGLTVKHLHF, from the coding sequence ATGAACGAAGAAAAAGATGTAAAGAAAGACGAACTACTATCAGAAAAGAAAAAAAGAGTAAAAGAAGTAGAATCACCTGTAAGAAAAGGTTTGAAATCTAAAGAAGAGATCGTAAGAAACTGGTTGCCGCGATATACCGGAAGACCACTGGAAGAATTTGGACAGTATATATTGCTGACGAACTTTAGCAAGTATGTGCAGATGTTCTCTGAATGGAATGACAATGCGCCAATAATGGGTATTGATAAACCTATGCAAAGTGTAACTGCCAATGGCATTACCATCATTAATTTTGGTATGGGAAGTCCGTTGGCTGCAACCATGATGGATCTGTTGACCGCTATCACTCCTAAGGCTGTATTGTTTTTGGGTAAGTGTGGTGGATTAAAGAAGAAGAATCAATTGGGAGATTTGATTTTGCCTATAGCTGCTATAAGAGGCGAGGGGACGTCGAATGACTATTTACCAGCAGAAGTACCAGCTCTACCTGCTTTTGCGCTCCAGAAGGCTATATCGACCACTATACGCGATCATTCCAGAGATTATTGGACAGGTACTTGTTATACCACCAACCGAAGGGTATGGGAGCACGATAAAAGCTTTAAAAAATACCTTAAAAGTTTAAGGGCGATGGCTGTGGATATGGAAACTGCAACTATTTTTACAACTGGTTTTGCAAATAAAATTCCAACTGGTGCCTTGTTATTGGTTTCAGACCAGCCGATGATTCCTGAAGGCGTTAAAACAGCAGAAAGCGATAGTAATGTTACTTCAACTTACGTGGAAACACACCTTAAAATAGGTATTGATTCGTTGAAACAGTTAATTAATAATGGACTTACGGTTAAGCATCTGCACTTCTAA
- a CDS encoding DUF4254 domain-containing protein has translation MISKLCNKIFGEAINDYHIHNNIDQPIKNPYRISSIEHLLYLKCWIDTVQWHMEDVVRNPEINPVEGLQWKRRIDASNQERTDVVEYIDSYFLEEYKNIKPDTAAKINSESPAWVIDRLSILALKVYHMKEETLRTDAGEEHKNLCTQKLNILLNQQTDLSNSLDELIQDIESGAKYMKVYKQMKMYNDPSLNPVLYNPNNE, from the coding sequence ATGATTAGTAAGCTTTGTAATAAAATATTCGGAGAGGCGATTAATGATTATCACATCCATAACAATATAGATCAACCTATTAAAAATCCATATCGCATCAGTTCTATTGAGCATTTACTGTATTTGAAATGTTGGATAGACACTGTTCAATGGCACATGGAAGATGTAGTGCGTAATCCCGAAATCAACCCCGTTGAAGGATTACAATGGAAAAGACGAATAGATGCATCAAATCAGGAACGTACTGATGTAGTAGAGTATATTGACAGTTATTTTTTGGAAGAATACAAAAATATTAAACCAGATACGGCTGCAAAAATCAACTCTGAAAGCCCTGCCTGGGTGATAGACCGCTTGTCTATTCTGGCCTTAAAGGTTTACCACATGAAAGAGGAAACCTTACGTACTGACGCTGGTGAAGAGCACAAAAATCTTTGTACACAAAAACTTAACATCCTGTTAAACCAACAAACTGATCTTTCTAATAGCTTAGACGAATTGATACAGGACATTGAGAGTGGCGCCAAATACATGAAAGTTTATAAGCAAATGAAAATGTATAATGACCCAAGCCTTAACCCTGTCCTTTACAACCCAAATAATGAATGA
- a CDS encoding histidine phosphatase family protein gives MAKKLLLVRHGKSEWGNAHLADFDRPLNPRGHRNAPEMAARLLQKDLVPQQIVSSPALRAITTAKHFVQAWKKSTEQIKEEPSIYEANVKTLLKVINNFNNKFDYIAVFGHNPGFTDLANYLSDGDIDNIPTCGTVLIEFEVDDWALVSYHTGKLLQFDYPKSLTDD, from the coding sequence ATGGCTAAAAAACTTCTATTAGTTAGACATGGTAAATCGGAATGGGGAAATGCCCATCTTGCAGATTTTGACAGACCCTTGAACCCAAGAGGTCACAGAAATGCACCAGAAATGGCTGCAAGGCTACTTCAAAAAGACCTTGTCCCACAACAAATAGTAAGTAGCCCGGCATTAAGAGCCATTACTACAGCCAAACATTTTGTTCAGGCCTGGAAAAAATCTACAGAACAAATAAAAGAGGAGCCCTCAATTTACGAAGCGAATGTCAAAACTTTATTGAAAGTGATCAACAACTTTAACAATAAGTTTGACTATATCGCTGTCTTCGGACACAATCCAGGATTCACGGATTTGGCCAATTACCTTAGTGATGGGGATATCGATAACATCCCAACTTGTGGGACAGTATTGATAGAATTTGAGGTCGACGATTGGGCACTGGTAAGCTACCATACCGGTAAGCTCCTCCAGTTTGATTACCCTAAAAGCCTGACCGACGATTAG
- the clpP gene encoding ATP-dependent Clp endopeptidase proteolytic subunit ClpP, protein MKIDKDEFRKYAVKHHRINGLNVDRFIGATNNSPKSMTPYIIEERQLNVAQMDVFSRLMMDRIIFLGDAIYDGNANIIQAQLLFLQSTDNNRDIQIYINSPGGSVYAGLGIYDTMQYITPDVATICTGMAASMGAVLLVAGAKGKRAALPHSRVMIHQPSGGAQGVASDMEINLREMLKLKKELYDIIANHSGQSYEWVEKASDRDYWMKADEAKGFGMIDEVLGASNKD, encoded by the coding sequence ATGAAGATAGATAAAGACGAATTTAGAAAATACGCAGTTAAACATCACCGCATTAATGGTTTAAATGTTGATCGTTTTATTGGTGCTACCAACAATTCACCTAAGAGCATGACTCCTTACATTATTGAGGAACGCCAGCTGAATGTTGCTCAAATGGATGTGTTTTCACGACTAATGATGGATCGTATCATCTTTTTAGGAGATGCGATTTATGATGGAAATGCAAATATTATTCAGGCGCAATTGTTGTTCTTACAATCTACAGATAACAACAGAGATATCCAGATTTATATCAACTCACCTGGTGGTTCGGTATATGCAGGTTTAGGTATCTATGATACTATGCAATATATCACGCCTGATGTAGCCACCATCTGTACAGGTATGGCAGCATCTATGGGAGCAGTATTGCTGGTTGCCGGTGCTAAAGGTAAACGTGCAGCATTACCACACTCACGTGTGATGATTCATCAACCGTCTGGTGGTGCACAAGGTGTAGCTTCAGATATGGAGATCAACCTGAGAGAGATGCTTAAATTGAAAAAAGAGTTATACGATATTATAGCAAACCACTCCGGACAATCGTACGAGTGGGTAGAGAAAGCTTCAGACCGTGATTACTGGATGAAAGCTGATGAAGCAAAAGGCTTCGGAATGATTGATGAAGTGCTAGGTGCTAGCAACAAAGACTAA
- the folK gene encoding 2-amino-4-hydroxy-6-hydroxymethyldihydropteridine diphosphokinase, with protein sequence MELDSEVVYLLLGSNLGDRNTLINDALGEIERYIGPVSQKSSIYETAAWGIEDQPVFLNIAVGVKTKLSPLEVLEKALEIESDLGRVRHQKWGSRLIDIDVIFYGNRIVDMGEKLQIPHPQMQHRKFVLEPLAEIAPEYIHPVLKLSVLEILERLSDNLSVSKV encoded by the coding sequence ATGGAATTGGATAGTGAAGTTGTTTATTTGTTACTGGGAAGTAATCTGGGAGATCGGAATACACTGATAAATGATGCATTAGGAGAAATCGAACGTTATATTGGACCTGTTTCTCAAAAATCATCGATTTATGAAACTGCAGCCTGGGGTATTGAAGATCAGCCGGTTTTCTTAAATATTGCTGTAGGGGTTAAAACTAAGTTAAGTCCATTAGAGGTGCTTGAAAAGGCTTTGGAGATTGAGTCAGACCTTGGAAGGGTAAGACATCAAAAATGGGGTTCAAGATTGATTGATATTGATGTTATTTTTTATGGAAATCGAATTGTGGATATGGGGGAGAAGTTACAAATTCCACATCCTCAAATGCAGCACAGAAAATTTGTACTGGAGCCATTGGCTGAAATCGCTCCTGAATACATTCATCCGGTACTAAAGTTAAGTGTATTGGAAATATTAGAAAGATTAAGTGATAATTTGTCCGTATCAAAAGTATAA
- a CDS encoding helix-hairpin-helix domain-containing protein: MENKTIARTLRLLSQLMELHNENPFKIKSVANAAFKVDKLPYAIQGKTLEEIGQIDGLGKSISAKVWELLETGTMAELEAILTETPEGIVEMLGIKGIGPKKIVVIWKDLGIENIGELYYACNENRLIEAKGFGLKTQEEIKKIIEFKMAAQGKFLYAHVEGLVNKLYADLAAWLNTVTGNPLLGIAGDYRRCLEIIEGIELVIGVNTPEEIQEKITAFKSIAFEMQADGTYLASNELGLKIKLTVVQKNDFYLNWFKLTGNEQHVHSVLTLAGDGPFEDEQAIYKKAGLAFVAPELREGLDEILLAKEDRLPLLITDADLKGTLHNHSTWSDGVHTLEEMAIYCKETLKLAYLGMCDHSKSAFYANGLNEQRIYAQHQEIDALNAKLAPFRIFKGIESDILYDGSLDYSDDILKTFDFVVASVHSILRMDEEKATSRLITAIENPYTTILGHPTGRLLLSRKGYPIDYAKIIDACAANNVVIEINANPLRLDLDWRWHRYALEKGVLLSINPDAHRKEGFHDMHYGVLVGRKGGLTAKQCLNAFSLQDISQYFGNKK, encoded by the coding sequence ATGGAAAATAAAACCATTGCCCGCACCTTACGCCTGCTTTCTCAATTGATGGAACTTCACAATGAGAACCCTTTTAAAATTAAATCAGTGGCCAATGCTGCTTTTAAGGTAGATAAATTACCTTATGCCATTCAAGGTAAAACCCTTGAAGAAATAGGCCAGATTGATGGGCTCGGTAAAAGTATATCTGCCAAGGTGTGGGAATTGTTGGAAACCGGAACAATGGCCGAGCTAGAAGCTATCCTTACCGAAACACCTGAAGGGATTGTCGAAATGCTGGGTATTAAGGGCATCGGACCAAAAAAAATTGTAGTGATCTGGAAAGATCTTGGTATTGAAAATATCGGAGAGCTTTACTATGCCTGTAATGAGAACAGGTTAATCGAAGCCAAAGGTTTTGGACTGAAAACTCAGGAAGAGATTAAAAAGATCATTGAATTTAAAATGGCAGCGCAAGGTAAATTCCTGTATGCTCATGTTGAAGGACTGGTCAATAAACTATATGCCGACCTTGCTGCCTGGTTAAATACAGTTACCGGCAATCCTTTACTTGGCATAGCCGGCGATTATCGACGCTGTCTGGAAATTATCGAAGGAATTGAACTGGTTATAGGTGTCAACACCCCGGAAGAAATACAGGAAAAGATAACGGCATTTAAGTCAATTGCGTTTGAAATGCAAGCCGATGGAACATACCTGGCTAGCAACGAATTGGGCTTAAAAATTAAGCTTACCGTTGTTCAAAAAAATGATTTCTACCTCAATTGGTTTAAACTTACCGGTAATGAACAACATGTACATAGCGTATTAACGCTTGCTGGTGACGGCCCTTTTGAGGATGAACAGGCTATCTACAAAAAAGCCGGATTGGCTTTTGTAGCACCGGAGCTAAGAGAAGGTCTTGACGAAATTTTACTGGCTAAAGAGGATAGGTTACCACTGTTAATTACTGATGCGGATTTGAAAGGAACCTTACACAACCACTCTACCTGGAGTGATGGTGTGCATACCCTTGAAGAAATGGCCATATACTGTAAGGAAACGCTTAAATTAGCATACCTGGGCATGTGCGATCACTCCAAATCTGCCTTTTATGCCAATGGACTAAACGAGCAGCGGATTTATGCACAGCATCAGGAAATTGATGCTTTAAATGCAAAGCTCGCCCCTTTCCGCATATTTAAAGGCATAGAGAGTGACATCTTGTATGATGGCTCACTTGATTATAGTGATGACATCCTTAAAACCTTCGACTTTGTAGTTGCTTCTGTACATAGTATTTTAAGAATGGATGAAGAAAAGGCAACTTCAAGGCTAATTACAGCGATTGAAAATCCCTATACAACTATCCTCGGGCACCCAACAGGCAGGTTATTGCTGAGCCGAAAAGGCTACCCAATTGATTACGCCAAAATAATCGATGCCTGTGCGGCAAACAATGTAGTCATAGAAATCAATGCAAATCCGCTTAGGTTAGATCTAGACTGGCGCTGGCATCGTTACGCGCTTGAAAAAGGTGTGTTACTTTCCATAAATCCAGATGCGCATAGAAAAGAAGGATTTCATGATATGCATTATGGTGTATTGGTTGGAAGAAAAGGTGGCTTAACTGCAAAACAGTGTTTAAATGCTTTTTCATTGCAAGATATCTCTCAATACTTCGGTAATAAAAAATAG
- the tig gene encoding trigger factor: MNITQEKINDLNAVVKIKIAPEDYTEKVDKSIKEQAKKATLPGFRKGMVPAAHIKKMYGRSILVEEINNLLSETLNKHLTDNKVEILGQPLPVMDDSKEFKWDYTDEFEFDYELGLAPAIDVAITSKDKFTQYVVKADEETLAARIKNIRRSYGKMTNPEVSAEEDVLYAELAQLSADGSVFEGGITQTGSIRLDQVTDKKILKSLIGLKKDDVVELDVQKAFDKNEVIIAKLLNISEEDAKDLQSKFQVTVKNVNRLEEADLNQEFFDKIFGEGVVTDEAGFTAKITEEIESMFKQDADRKLQNDIYTKLIESVNIELPDEFLRKWLKATNEKLTDEELAEGYDDFAKNLKWTLIENKLIKDNNIEIKYEDVFQTAKQRLDAQFRMYSPSPMPEDQLAQYTATFLKEKDNANRIFDEVKALKVFEYIQSVATLDQKEIAYNKFIELK; the protein is encoded by the coding sequence ATGAACATTACACAGGAAAAAATTAACGACTTAAACGCGGTTGTAAAAATTAAGATTGCGCCTGAAGATTATACTGAAAAGGTTGATAAATCTATAAAAGAGCAAGCTAAAAAAGCGACGCTTCCAGGTTTCCGTAAAGGAATGGTTCCTGCAGCCCACATTAAAAAGATGTACGGTAGAAGCATTCTTGTAGAAGAAATCAATAATTTGTTAAGTGAGACATTAAACAAACACCTTACTGATAATAAAGTAGAAATTCTTGGTCAGCCTTTACCTGTAATGGATGATTCTAAAGAATTTAAATGGGATTATACAGATGAGTTCGAATTTGATTATGAATTAGGACTTGCTCCTGCAATTGATGTAGCAATCACTTCTAAAGATAAGTTTACTCAATATGTTGTTAAAGCTGATGAAGAAACCCTTGCTGCGCGTATCAAAAATATCCGCAGAAGCTATGGCAAAATGACAAACCCTGAAGTTTCGGCAGAAGAGGATGTACTTTATGCCGAATTAGCACAACTTTCTGCAGATGGTTCAGTTTTTGAAGGTGGTATTACGCAAACAGGATCTATTCGTTTAGATCAGGTTACAGATAAAAAGATTTTAAAATCTTTAATCGGTTTAAAAAAGGATGATGTTGTAGAACTTGATGTTCAGAAAGCTTTTGATAAAAATGAGGTAATCATTGCCAAATTATTAAACATTAGCGAAGAAGATGCTAAGGATTTACAATCTAAATTCCAGGTAACGGTTAAAAACGTAAACCGTTTAGAGGAGGCTGATTTAAACCAGGAGTTCTTTGATAAAATATTTGGTGAAGGTGTAGTAACTGATGAGGCTGGTTTTACGGCCAAAATCACTGAAGAAATTGAAAGTATGTTTAAACAGGATGCTGATCGCAAACTGCAAAATGACATCTACACTAAACTGATCGAAAGCGTAAATATTGAATTGCCAGATGAGTTTTTACGCAAGTGGTTAAAAGCTACTAACGAAAAATTAACTGACGAGGAATTGGCTGAAGGTTATGATGATTTTGCTAAAAATCTGAAATGGACTTTAATCGAAAATAAATTGATTAAAGACAATAACATCGAAATTAAATATGAAGATGTTTTTCAGACTGCGAAACAACGTTTAGATGCGCAATTCAGAATGTATAGCCCAAGTCCAATGCCTGAAGATCAATTAGCGCAATACACAGCTACTTTCCTGAAAGAGAAAGATAACGCTAACCGTATTTTTGACGAAGTGAAAGCACTTAAGGTTTTTGAATACATTCAATCAGTTGCTACTTTAGACCAAAAAGAAATAGCTTATAATAAATTTATAGAGTTGAAATAA
- the sppA gene encoding signal peptide peptidase SppA has product MREFFKYVFATVIGVIISMALFLIFFIVLIIGIVKSSLKEEKVNVASNSVLFLNLDQAITERTAEDPLSRLPVVGTEKDKSIGFNDVIHALKEAKTDNNIKCIYINVSSPKAGFATMLEIRNALIDFKTSKKKIIAYSEVYTQGAYYLASVADKVYLNPEGALEFKGLKSETMFFKGALDKLGIEAQIVRVGNYKSAVEPFFTTKMSDKNREQVTAYLNGMYETFLEGISKSRNIGTTTLHQIADDYKIQRPTDAVAYKMVDGLKYKDEIIDELKSLSEKDKKSNLTTVTINEYARSVAEEPDNSAKNKVAVIYANGDITGGEGSDTKIGSERISRTIRKARLDSSIKAVVLRVNSPGGSALASDVIWREIVLTKKVKPVVASFGDVAASGGYYIGCAADSIFVQPNTITGSIGVFGVIPNLQKLFNEKLGITFDGVKTGKYADIMSMDRPMTAGERLIVQNDVNRVYDSFTTRVANGRKRSKTYIDSIAGGRVWIGTDAVRIGLADRTGSFNDAIVSAAKKAKIKDYSVVEYPEKLDPFRSLMENTTDKVKTYYTKQELGDNYVIYQQIKAAISKSGIQARMPFEFKIQ; this is encoded by the coding sequence ATGAGAGAATTTTTCAAATATGTTTTCGCAACAGTCATTGGGGTTATTATTTCAATGGCACTGTTTTTAATCTTTTTTATTGTACTAATTATTGGTATTGTAAAATCTTCGCTCAAGGAAGAGAAGGTCAATGTGGCCAGTAATTCTGTACTATTCCTCAACCTAGATCAGGCTATCACAGAACGCACAGCCGAAGATCCGCTTTCCAGGCTGCCTGTTGTAGGTACGGAAAAAGATAAAAGTATTGGTTTTAATGATGTCATACATGCCCTGAAAGAGGCTAAGACAGACAACAATATCAAGTGCATTTACATTAATGTAAGTTCGCCCAAAGCTGGCTTTGCTACTATGCTTGAAATCAGAAATGCTTTGATTGATTTTAAAACAAGTAAAAAGAAAATCATCGCTTATAGCGAAGTATATACTCAGGGTGCTTATTACCTGGCTTCGGTTGCAGATAAGGTTTATTTAAATCCGGAAGGAGCATTGGAATTTAAAGGCCTTAAATCTGAAACCATGTTTTTTAAAGGCGCACTTGATAAATTAGGTATTGAAGCCCAAATTGTAAGGGTTGGGAATTATAAAAGCGCTGTTGAGCCTTTCTTTACGACTAAAATGAGTGATAAAAACCGTGAACAGGTAACCGCTTATTTAAATGGCATGTATGAAACTTTTCTGGAGGGCATTTCCAAAAGCAGAAACATTGGCACGACTACACTACATCAAATTGCCGATGATTACAAGATTCAGCGACCTACTGATGCAGTTGCCTATAAAATGGTTGACGGCCTCAAATATAAAGACGAAATCATTGATGAACTGAAATCACTTAGTGAAAAAGATAAAAAAAGCAACCTTACTACCGTTACCATTAATGAATACGCAAGAAGTGTGGCTGAAGAGCCAGACAATTCTGCTAAAAATAAAGTTGCTGTTATTTATGCTAATGGCGATATTACTGGTGGTGAGGGATCCGATACAAAAATCGGCTCTGAACGTATCTCAAGAACCATCAGGAAGGCTCGTTTAGACAGCAGCATTAAAGCTGTCGTTTTAAGGGTAAACTCCCCTGGAGGCAGTGCTTTAGCTTCAGATGTGATTTGGAGAGAAATTGTATTAACCAAAAAGGTTAAACCGGTAGTCGCTTCTTTTGGTGACGTTGCGGCTTCCGGTGGCTATTATATTGGCTGTGCGGCCGACTCTATTTTTGTACAACCAAATACAATTACCGGATCTATTGGCGTATTTGGGGTAATCCCAAATCTTCAGAAATTGTTTAATGAAAAACTAGGGATAACTTTTGATGGTGTTAAAACTGGTAAATACGCCGACATCATGAGTATGGACCGTCCAATGACCGCCGGTGAAAGACTTATTGTTCAAAACGATGTAAACCGCGTATACGATAGCTTCACTACCCGTGTAGCAAATGGACGTAAAAGATCAAAAACATATATCGATAGCATTGCAGGTGGAAGAGTTTGGATAGGTACTGATGCAGTCAGGATTGGTTTGGCTGATAGAACGGGTAGCTTCAATGATGCCATAGTTTCTGCTGCTAAAAAGGCTAAAATAAAAGACTATAGTGTGGTTGAATATCCTGAAAAGCTGGATCCTTTCAGATCATTAATGGAAAACACTACTGACAAGGTTAAAACCTATTATACCAAACAAGAACTTGGCGACAACTATGTCATCTATCAACAAATAAAAGCGGCAATATCCAAATCAGGAATACAAGCCAGAATGCCGTTTGAATTTAAAATACAATAA
- a CDS encoding glycosyltransferase family 9 protein has translation MTGANKILVIRFSAMGDVAMTAPVLKEFIRDYPDTELLMVSRTLFKPFFKDIPNLSFYSFDPKVKHKGFLGLIKLFIALRKERITAVADLHNNLRSKILCTFFTLTGVKVAVLDKGRKEKAELTRKENKLFRQLKPTLIRYADVFKELGFPFVLKNSLEKSIPDALPGETFPFARLPKTKKWIGVSPFARHQQKVYPLLKMETVLLALADAGHQLFIFGGTDEEARIATQWEAKYENITSVVKKIKLEDELKLISNLDIMLSMDSSGMHLASLKNIPVVSVWGATHPYAGFLGYGQSMNDAVQIDLYCRPCSIYGNIPCYRGDFACMNNLSESVVINSVLNKLSNG, from the coding sequence ATGACAGGCGCAAATAAAATATTGGTAATTCGTTTCTCTGCAATGGGAGATGTAGCCATGACAGCTCCCGTATTAAAAGAATTTATACGGGACTATCCTGATACAGAATTACTAATGGTTAGCCGTACTTTATTTAAGCCTTTCTTTAAAGACATTCCGAATCTAAGTTTTTACTCTTTTGATCCGAAAGTAAAACATAAAGGGTTCCTGGGACTGATTAAGCTATTTATTGCCCTTAGAAAGGAACGGATAACCGCCGTTGCCGATCTGCATAATAACTTAAGAAGTAAAATATTATGTACCTTCTTTACCCTTACAGGAGTGAAGGTTGCAGTGCTTGACAAAGGTCGAAAAGAAAAAGCGGAGCTAACACGTAAAGAGAATAAGCTATTCAGACAGCTTAAACCTACTTTAATCCGCTATGCCGATGTATTCAAGGAGCTCGGTTTTCCGTTTGTCCTTAAAAATTCTTTAGAAAAAAGCATTCCTGATGCGCTACCAGGAGAAACATTTCCTTTTGCCCGGCTTCCCAAAACAAAAAAATGGATAGGCGTAAGTCCTTTTGCCCGGCATCAACAAAAGGTTTATCCATTACTTAAAATGGAAACAGTACTACTGGCACTCGCTGATGCCGGACATCAGCTTTTTATCTTTGGAGGTACTGATGAAGAAGCACGCATTGCTACCCAATGGGAAGCAAAATACGAAAATATTACATCTGTTGTAAAAAAAATTAAACTTGAGGATGAGCTGAAACTCATTTCAAACCTGGATATCATGTTGAGCATGGATTCGTCTGGTATGCATCTGGCTTCATTAAAAAACATCCCTGTAGTTTCTGTGTGGGGAGCTACTCATCCTTATGCAGGTTTCTTAGGCTATGGCCAATCTATGAATGACGCTGTGCAAATCGACCTTTACTGCAGGCCTTGCTCAATATATGGCAACATCCCTTGTTATAGAGGAGATTTTGCCTGCATGAACAATTTATCGGAATCAGTTGTTATAAACAGTGTACTAAACAAACTCAGTAATGGCTAA